Genomic window (Chondrocystis sp. NIES-4102):
CTTTTATGGTGCTTTCGGTATCATTGGCTATATTGGGTGGGACTTCAATACTTACATATCCATCTAAACCCTCAGTTTTATCATATATGGGCAGAAAGATATCACAGGCATGACGTATATCATTAAACACTAAGTCTTCGTATATTTCTTGCACTGATTGATGAGCTTTGATCCCATCTTGAATTGCACTATCATAGGTTTGATTACCAACTATGGCTTTTTCAAAAATAGCTGGGTTAGATGTAATTCCCCGAATTCCTTGAGTAGTAATCGCATCTTTTAATTCTCCCGACTCAATCATGTCACGGTTAAGATTATCCATCCAGATACTTTGACCGTATTTGTTTTCTATTTCTAAAATTGGATTTTGAGTAGACATTATCTTACTTCTGCTCCTTAAGAATAATTTATTTTTTTAATTGATAAGCTGGCAATTACACGAAAGCTGATTTTTCTGATTTACGACGTGTCCAATCTTGAATAAAGGATTCTACAAGATCAACATCTTCCTTACTACCTACAAAAAACGGAGTTCGCTGATGGATTTTACTTGGTACTACACTTAAGATTCTCTCAATACCAGTACTAGCTTTTCCGCCTGCTTGTTCTGCTAACATAGCAAGAGGTGCTGATTCATATAATAATCGTAGTTTTCCTTCTGGTTTTTTAACTGTCCCTGGATAGAGAAATACACCTCCTTGTAGTAAAATTCGATGAAAATCCCCCACTAATGCCCCACTGTAGCGCGCTGTATAACCTTCGTGACGGTGGACATAGCGAATATATTCTCGAATAGATTCCTCCCACTGCCAATAATTCCCTTCATTAACACTGTAAACTGGGCCGTGATTAGGAATAGTAATATTTTCTTCCGCTAAAATAAATTCCCCCAAACTCGGATCAAGAATAAAGGAATGAACTCCTGTGCCTATAGTATAGACTAGTACAGTGGAAGGGCCGTATAAAATATAACCTGCTGCTATTTGGCGATCGCCATTTTCTAAGAGATCTTCTGCATCCTCAGTATTATTATTTCCTTGTTGTTGGCGTAAGGAAAAGATTGATCCAACATTAAGATTTATATCTACATTAGAAGATCCATCTATGGGATCATATAACAGGGTATAACGTCCTATGGGGCAATTTTCAGGTATGTAATAAGGATTCTCCATCTCCTCCGAAGCTAAACGACATACTAAGCCACTTTGCTTAAACACAGAGATAAAGACATCATTGGCATAGATGTCCATTTTTTTTACTGATTCCCCTTGTACATTGGTTTCCCCTGTAAACCCTAATGCCCCCGCCATTAACCCAGCCCTACTCAAACGACGACTGATTAGCTTGGCTGCTAAGGCGATACGATTCATAATCGCACTCACATCTTGGGCTTGAGTTGTGAAATCAGCAAACTGTTGTAACACGTGTCTAGATAGAGTTTGACAGTCTCTATCCAGGCTATATTCTGGAATGACACCGTTGTCGAAATTTTCCATTTCTCTTGACCTTCCTAAGTCTGAATGCTTTTAGTTGCCTCTTCTTTTATATTAGGAAGGTATCTTTTCTAGGAGTCAGAAGCTTAACACTAGCTTCAGGTTATTGATTATCTTGACCCTTTTGTTACCAAATTAGATATGACTAGCCTAGTCTATGTCAATTGACTGGGGTCTATCTTTTTGATTAGGCATGGAAGAATTATTTATATTATCTGGTGTATATCCCTGTTGTTTTAACCACTCGGATAAAGGTTCTTCGTCTAATTTTAAGTGAAAAATACCAGAGGCAAAACCACTAACAAAAGCCACAGGCTGCTGTATCAGTTTTTGTAATATGGGTGTCAATTCAGTTAGAAACATAGAATTTAAGGCGAGTAAATTTTTAATTGTTTAATTTGAACTTTTCTTGAAAATTGTAACGTGTTGCTCGTAGTTTTGGAAGAAATTTTATAATTGTAGTTATTAGTTTGGCTGCTTTTTGGCTTTTAATCTTCTAATTTAATTTCGATTCAATTGAAGGTTTTAGGTAATTCGTTGCCCCTACAGCCTGATACCCTCCAAATAAATCTATCTTTAAAATCGATTTATAGATATTATTAATAATTACAATATTTTACAGAGAATATAGAACTGTAAAGTTAATAGTTATAAAGTTATTAATAGGTTTTCATTCTTACACCAATTAGCTTTAATGCAAGTATGAATCTTTTAACTACGATAAGGCTTGATGATTGCTAAAAGATTCTATATCCAAATAACATCAGGAAAATAGAGCGATGAATGAACCGCCGAAGGGAGATGTTTTATCACAAGAATTGCAAAGAGAACGTTCAGTACGCCGTACCGCTAAACTACTCTATGATCAGCGATCGCGCATTAATGAGGAATTAGAGCGTTTGATTAGTCATCTTTACCTTTTGGTGGCTATTCCTCGTCAAACTCCCGAATTTCCCCAACCTGAATCTGATATTTTAATTGAAGCTGCTCAACGTCTCAATGATCCAGTATTTAGCGACTTATTAATTCAACTTATTCGGGAACGAAAAAAGTAAATTCTTATTTTTTTTATTTACTAATTTAAATATTTTTTAAAAGCTACCTATACTCAATAAACCTAGGTGTTTTCTTATGCAGGTCTAGTAAAAAGTATATGTAAAAATTGCATAACCCCCATAGCTAATGTAACAGAAAATACAAAAGTTCCTAAAAAATATTTCTACTCTTGTCAATTAATGATGTAGTTAATTTTGCTCTGCATACCTCATCTTATATAGACCTCCAACTTAACAAATTATTAGTGTCATGAGTATTCAAGCCGATCCTCAAATAAAACTTAACAAAATAGAAAAAGTCAAAGCAGAAAAAGATGGACTAGATGTTAAAGATGAGCTAGAACATTTTGCTAAAATTGGCTGGGAGGCGGTAGAGTCAACGGATCTTGAGACACGTCTTAAATGGTTAGGTATTTTTTATCGTCCTGTAACTCCTGGGCAATTTATGGTGAGAATGAGAATTCCCAATGGAGTAGTTACTAGTGAGCAAATGCAGGTCTTAGGTAGTGCTATTGAGCGTTATGGCGACGAAGGAACAGCAGATATTACTACCCGTCAAAACATTCAATTACGCGGAGTTCATCTAGAAGATATTCCCGAAATCTTCCGCAGCTTTAAAGAGGTAGGTCTTACAAGCATTCAGTCAGGAATGGACAACGTTCGCAATTTAACGGGTTCTCCAGTATCAGGTATTGATCCAAATGAATTGATTGATACACGACAAGTGATGCAGAAAGTGCAGGATATGATCACTAATTATGGAGAGGGAAACTACACTTTTAGCAATTTACCCCGTAAATTTAATATTGCGATCGAAGGTGCGAGAGATAATTCTATCCACGCTGAATTAAACGATTTGGCTCTTATTCCTGCCTATAAAGATGGTGTTCTAGGTTTTAATGTTTTGGTAGGAGGGTATCTTTCCGCCCAACGCTGCGCTGAATCAATTCCTTTAGGAGTATGGATTCCTAATGATGATCATCAGGTGGTAGAATTAGCCCGCGCTGTTTTAACGGTTTATACGGAAAATGGTGGGCGTGAAGGTTTAAGAGCCACCCGTCCTAAAGCTCGTTTGATGTGGTTAATTGAAGCTTGGGGAATGGAAAAATTCCGCGCCGAGATTGAAAAGGAATTGGGTAGATCTTTGGCAGATGCTGCTGTAGAGGATGAAATTACCGAAGATAAGAAAGACCATTTAGGGATACATCCTCAAAAACAACCAGGCTTTAATTATGTCGGTTTACACGTTCCTATGGGACGTTTATCAGCAGAGTCTATGTTTGAGCTTGCTAGATTAGCCGATGTATACGGTCAGGGTGAAATTCGTTTAACAGTTGAGCAAAATGTGATCATTCCTTATATTGCTGATACTAATTTGGAAACTTTTTTGAGTGAACCTTTGTTGGAGAAATTTACTATTAATCCTAGTACCTTAACGCGTTCTGTGATTTCCTGTACAGGGGCGCGCTACTGTAATTTTGCTCTAATTGAAACTAAACAACGAGCTTTAAAACTCGCCCAAGAATTAGACCAAGAATTAGATATTCCTCAGCGTGTTCGTCTTCATTGGACAGGATGCCCAAATTCCTGTGGACAAGCTCAAGCAGGCGATATTGGGTTAATGGGTACAAAAGTACGTAAAGATGGTCAAGCGGTTGAGGGAGCAAAAATCTTTACTGGTGGAAAGGTTGGTAAAGATGCCCAATTGGGTACTTTGGTTAATCAAGGTGTTGCTTGTGAAGATCTTAAAGATACCCTACGTGAGCTTTTGATTGCAGAATTTGGTGCAAAAGTTAAAGAAGGCGCAATTAGCCAAATTTAGGCAATTGTAGCCAAATGTTCTTGAGGGACTGGGGAGACAGGAAATATACGGGGGGAAGAAATATTTAAGGATAAACTTACTTTCTCTCCTATGGCGATCGCCTGAGATGGTAAATTGCTACGAGTATGAATTTTTTTCCCAGATCTTGTTTCTACGCAGTACTGATATTCTCTGCCTAAAAACTGTCTTTCTCTAACTATTAGGGAGGATGTAGGATCGCTTACTAAAGTAATATCTTCTTGACGTAACATTAAATCTCCCTGAGTAGTGTATGTATCTTTGGGATGATCACCATTATCGATAAAATCAGCCGTTGCGATCGCTATTGAGCCGATTTCTGTCTCCCATACTTCTCCTCGACGGGTAGCAGGTATAAAATTGGCTTGCGTGACAAATTCTGCAACAAAGCGCGATGCAGGATTAAGATAAATTTCTTCTGGAGTACCTACTTGCTCTAATTTCCCTTGACGCATTACCGCGATTTTATCGGAGATGGCTAAAGCTTCTTCGCGATCGTGAGTGACAAAAATTGCTGATGTTCCTGCTGCTTTTAAAATTGAACGGATTTCGCCCCTAAGTCGGTGTCTTACTTGTACATCTAAATTACTTAAAGGTTCATCTAATAATATAAGGGAAGGTTGAGGGGCTAAAGCCCTAGCTAAAGCAATTCTTTGCTGTTGTCCTCCAGATAATTGATGGGGGTAACGTTTCTCTAACCCGCTTAGTCCTACTAATTCTAAAACTTCCCCAACTCGTCGTGTTATTTGGGTAGTTAAGGGTTTACTATTAGCTAATCTGCCTTGGTGATGTTTTTTATGCTGATTTTTTAATCCATAGGCAATATTTTCAGCTACTGTTAAATGGGGAAATAAAGCATAGTCTTGGAATACCATACCTGTATGGCGTTTTTCTGCTGCTAAAGAATCACAATTAGTCGCAACTACTTTTCCTGCTATTTCTACTGTTCCTTGAGAAATTGCTTCAAACCCCGCCACAATTCTTAGTAAAGTTGTTTTACCACACCCAGAAGGCCCAAGTAAACCTAATAATTCTCCATGCTCTAAAGTTAAACTAACGTTATCTAAAACTACCGTTGATTGATTATTTTTAGCCGAGTTTACACGATTGGCATAGGTTTTAGTGATATTTGTTAGCTGGAGAATTACTGAGTGTTCCATAGGATTTTTTAATCAACTGTGAATCTGATTGTTTCCAGTTGTTATGGCAGGTTTATTATCAGAATTTTTTAGGAATTGTTCTCAATTAAAGTTTAGCCTATCCTCGACTTTTATCCAAATCACCCTACTTATTTATTAATTAATAATGGAATTTGTTTTGATTTTTGGCTATTGTTTTCTCGACAATTATCTTATCTATTTATTACTACCTTCTATATGCCTTTGCTGAAGCAGAAATCCAAGTATATGCAGCAATAGAAAATGGTAAAAGAATAAAAATAGCACCAGAAACTATTGGATGATCTCTCACTGTAACACTCGAACTCATTGCTAGAATACCTAAGCCACAGTACACTAAACCTACTAAAGGAATACCTAAGACGAGCAAGGCAAATTTTTTGTCAGAATTCATAATTTAGCTTAATTAAATATTACTATTACTAATCAATTATTCGATGAGCGGGTAAAAATTGCTTTAAAAAATTTTTATTGTTATATATATATATATTCCTTACTTATCAATTAAAAACCAAGCAACTTATAACTTACTAGTAAAATTATTAAAATAAATGATACCTCTGCAACAATGTATCTATTAGCTTTGGTAAACTTTTACTTAACTGATTAGCATTAGTAAAATTTAGTTCTTTATATCCAGGCATATCAAAAGGCATTGCACCTGATAAATCTGAACGTTCCATTTTTAATAATAAAATTTGCCCATTATCCTTAGTTTGGACACCATAACCTAATTCCAAACAAACATTGGGATCAACTAGCAAACTAGATTGATTTTCATTGATCAAACTGCTAATAGGCGTAACATCAGCAATTAACAATAAACTTTTGCTAATTTTGCGTAATTGACTATTACTAAGACGTAAGGGAGACTCCAAACTTTGAGGTGTAACTTCTAGAGATAGAGGTAAGCGCGATCGCTTATTCAAATTATCAATAATATTCTCCATCGCTAAAGTTATAGCTTCATTAGCAGCCTGACAATGGTTTTGAGGACTATAGTAAATTATTGGTTCTAGTCCAGAAGTACTATGACATTTAGTAAAATAAATCTCCTGAGAAACTAAATCAATATTAGAAACTATATAGCTACCGCTTCCTTGGATATAAAATTCAACGGTTTGACCTGCTAAATATAATTGAAACCAATCTGAGGCTTCGACGGATAGGCGATCATCGAGAAAATCTGCCCGTAAACCTGTTTTTAACAGGCTATTTCTACTTAAACGCAGAGTACAAGGTTTTTGTAATACCTGCTTAATTGGTTCATATTCCTTAAGATACCAAGCTTTGAGCGCAATAATTGCCACGATTGTCTGTTAAAGAAACAAGATGTTTAAATCTTAGTTTACCTTAACAATACACACTAACGTCTTCACCACAGACATCTGCTAGATAACAAATTGCCCGAAAACGCAGCCCAACCACCTCATTATAGAGAGGATTAAGTTTACACATAGGCGGAATTTTGATAATTGTGCGCCCAAATAGCTTGATTTCACGCTCAAATGGACATTGATTAGGCACTAATTTACAAATACGATGGGCAACAGCACTATTTTTAACCTCAAGATTATTTAACCATTGACGCAGGGGTGAAAATAAATCTAGCTTCTGGTTTTGAGTTTTATTTACAAATAATTTTCTCTGGTGTAATGAATTAATCCAAGAACTTAGGTGTAGGTTTTCAATTTTGTCTTGTACTGTACTCATAATGAATTTACTGACTTGTAATGATTTGCTTAACTAATAGAGAAGAGTTTCTTTAACAATTCTCCTTACTTACTCATGTATGTCAATATTTTTTAATTCATGCTTTTGACAATTTAAAATGTACTGACTTAGATAAGCAGGCTTAGTTCCAATTAATGATTAATCTTGTTCTGTCGGAACAATTAAGTTTTTGGCTAATTTACTTATTTGCCCAATATTATCCTGCCCGATTTTCTTGCTGCTTTACATGAGCGAGATCACCTAATTACCATAAAGTTTGCTTAAAGATATGTTTGAGATTTCGCCAACCTTTACAATCTAGAAAAGTAGTATATATTTGACAAGTCTTTTGTAGCAAACAAATAAATAAGTTATTGTTGTTTTTGTAACAACCAGATTGTATTTTGCGCTTTTTTTACCACTATTTAGTTAATTATCACTGGGTTTAAATAGTGGGATTGCAATATTTTATAGGTAAACTAGGTACAGGTAAACTTTAATTGATTGCTGTTAATTAAACTCCCATGCTAATCCTATAGCTCAAGTTTGTACAGCACGCTGTTAATAATAAGTCATACCTTTACCCAAAGTTGAATTACATCTAAAGGTAATAGAAATTAAACGAGTATTTGACGAGTATTCTTTTTGACCTTAACTACTATAAATTGCTTAAGACAAATAGCTTAAAATTCTCTAATAAGTTTATACCAAAAATAGTATAACGCTATCACTTGTAAATAGTAAGGATATATGTATCGTATGATACAAAAATTGTAAATAAATTCTTAACTAACTGCGATCGGGGCATTTTGACAATTAATTAAAATAGAATTCGCGCTTGATATGTCAACCTTGGGCGAATATTGAGCGGATAAATTAATTATCACTATAAGCTGGCAACAGGACTCGAACCTGCGACCGGCTGATTACAAATCAGCTGCTCTACCAACTGAGCTACGCCAGCACTAGAAAGATATAATAGCAGACTCTTTTATATTTAGGCAAGCTTTTTGGGGTTATTATTTTAACCCCATTGATGATTAGATCAATTGCATAAATTATTATCAACTAGCTTGCGGACAGATATAATAAATGGGACGGTTTTCTGCTATATGTAACCACGTGTAAAAGAGTAAAGACCGAAGATTGCATGGTAACCAGCTTTAAATAGCCTCAAACTTCCCTCTGGTAAAAAGCTAGGTTTCTTAATCTTCTATTTATCTAACCTAAAAAGTAGATTATGCCATACTACTTTCAATTGCCCAGCGCGCTAATTCTGTGCGATTATTTAAACTAGTTTTATTGAGCATATTAGATACATGACTTTCAATAGTTCTTTGGCTAACATTTAATTGTTTGGCAATTTCACGATTAGCCATCCCTTTAGCGACTAACTGCACCACTTTTAACTCTGTAGGAGTTAATTCGACATTATGAGGTACATGGATGGTTGGCGCGCCTTCTAAACTCTTTGGACGACCTTGTTCCCAGCGTTTAATTTGATTAAGGGAGGATTCTACTTGTGCTACTAGTTCCTCTGGTTCAAAAGGTTTTACCATATAAACATCTGCACCTTCATTGAGTCCTTTTACCTTATCCTGACTTTGACCTTTGGCAGAAAGAAATAAAACAGGAATTCTATTAGTCGCTGGCTCTTCGCGGATATGCTTAACTAAAGAATATCCATCCATCTCTGGCATCATAATATCGCAAATAATCATATCAGGAACATTATTATCCAATAGCTCTAAGGCTTCTCGACCATTTTCTGCTGTATCTACGTTATAACCTCTAAATTCTAAGTAATCCTTAACTAGTAGAATTAAATTTGGGTCATCATCTATCAGCAGCAGTTTTTTATTATCTCTCTGAGAATTATCTTTCATAAGGTAATAAGGTTTAGTCTTTAACTGTACGTATTGGTTTATGTGACTATTAGGCAAATGTCCTTATCTATATTTAAATCGTATAAGGAACAGTGATTGATAATTTTAAGAATATGTTAATTCAACTAAAGAGTAGCAACCTCTTATTGGCTGACGTAACTGTGAAATTACACAATATCTAATCTAACCTTAATCTGGTTTTTCGACACTCTTTTGATAATTATTTCTTGCTAATTAAAGTTAAATTAAAAATGTTTATAAAGAAACTTAAAAAAATATTAATAATCTTGGAAAACCAGGCTATTTGTGCCTAAGTATTTTTATCAAAAAAAAGTAAGTAAAATTACTGAATAAAATTAGATTGTTGACAAAAAACAAATTAGATCAAGCAACATAATTATGTTTATAGACCAATTAAATGAATTAATCAGATCAAGAAGATCGACGAAGCCTAGAGTCTTTAACGGGAAAAGGATCGACGATAGTATTATTTGGCAGATATTAGAAAATGCTAATTGGGCTCCTAATCATGGTTTAACACAACCGTGGAAATATGTAGTTTTTACCGATTCGAGTTTAAAAAAATTGGCAAGTTTTCAGGCAGATTTATATAAAAAACTAACTTCTCCAGCAAAGTTTCAACTTGAAAAATATGAGCGAATGCAAACCAATATCCTCAAGTCTTCCCATATAATTGTTATTTGTATGCTACGGCAACAATCGGAAAAAATACCTGAAATTGAAGAGATAGAAGCAGTAGCTTGTAGTGTACAAAATATGGCATTAACCGCAGCAGCTTATCAAGTTTGTAGCTTTTGGGGTTCTGGAGGTATTACTTATACAGAGGAATTAAAAGAATTTTTAGGTTTGGGAGAAAAAGATAAATGTCTTGGGTATTTATACTTAGGGTATAGTGATAATCCAAGTACTCAAAGTCGGCGTGTTCCAATTCAACAAAAAGTGGAATGGCTTGCTTGAATAAGTACGATAAAAATGTAGAGAAATGCTCATCACTATAGCCTTAAAAAATTATTTGACGACAACTATGTTGATTTCTAGTGGAGTAGTTAAAAGCTAATAGGTAATATTCTGTAATTGCTATAGCTTGGTAAATCGGTAAGTGTAAAGGCAAAAATAGATTGATAATACTAAGATTAATATTAGGAGTAACTAAAAAGTCAGCCTAAATAATTTAGTTATTATCTTTACAATTGTAATTTATTTATGACCATATCCAAACAAGCTCTAATTGGTTTAAATGCCGATCGCTTTCGCCACCCACTAGATTTACAAGCAACCAATGCCCTCAAACAATTACCAGGAATAGATATTGCTATTCGTAGTATTTTAGGTTCAGTTGCCGAGCAATTCTTTTATTTAAACAATATTGCTTCTAGCGTTTTGGTGAGTGAAAAACAATTACCTCATCTCCACAAATTACTAATAGAAGCCTGTGAAATTCTAGATTTAGAACCACCACAGTTATATGTACAACAAAATCCGACACCCAATGCTTACACCTTTGCGATGAAGGGAAAACAGCCTTTTGTAGTCTTACACACTTCTTTGATAGAAATGCTGACTCCAGAGGAAATTCAGGCGGTAATTGCCCATGAATTAGGTCATCTTAAGTGTGAACATGGAGTTTATTTAACGATGGCGAATGTCTTGGTGTTGGCAGCCAATTTACTACCTAGCTGGGGGACAGTTTTAGCCCAATCTTTACAGGAACAAATGCTGCAATGGGTACGTTGTGCAGAGTTCAGTTGCGATCGCGCTGCACTTTTAGCTATTCAAGATCCCAAAGTAGTTATGTCAGTCTTGATGAAGCTTGCAGGAGGTTCTCCCACACTTGCCCCACAGTTAAATTTAGATGCTTTTATTGAACAAGCCAAGGCTTACGACTCTGTAAGTACAGGTAGTTTAGGACAAATGCTGCAAGTTGCCCAAACTGCACAATTAACCCATCCTGTACCTGTAATTCGTGCCAGAGAAATAGATCGCTGGGCAAGTTCTGCCGAATATCAAGCGATAGTGGAGAAGGAAAAGTTAGCCGAAGGCAAGTTAGGCTGGAGTAATTGGTAAGATTAAATCAGATTTTTTGAATAGTCATTTAGTTTAATTAAAATACAATGCCTAAAGCAATTTGGAATGGTCAAGTTTTAGCCCAGAGCGATCGCACTGAAGTAGTGGAGAATAACCATTATTTTCCACCAGATTCAATTAATCAGGAGTTTTTTAAGGAAAGTTCCACTCATACTATTTGTCCTTGGAAGGGGCAGGCAAGTTATTACACTATTGTAGTTGACGGTCAAGAAAATAAAGATGCAGCTTGGTATTATCCCGAAACTAAAGAAAAAGCTAATAATATTAAAGGTTATATTGCCTTTTGGAAGGGAGTTAAGGTAGAAGCTTAGACTTATTGCATCAGATGAGCTTAACTATTTATTTTTATCTCCGAATGGCAAGATATTAATCTCATTCGAGGGTGAATAAGTAGTAAATTGCAGCATAAAAATGCTAGTTTAATCAGTTTTCGGCTTATTACCAGCACATTTTTGAGCTTGCTCAATATTATCTACATCTTTAGTACATTGCTCATATTTTTCCCACTTGCTAGTCATCAACTGTTTAATTTCTTGGTGACGGGCAACTCCTTCATAAGCATAGCGATTAAGATTATTATCAATAATTAATTTCTCTATGTATTTAATCCTTTGTTTACTCTCAGGATGGCTTGATAGCCAAGCAGGGGGTTGTGGATTATCTTGATCTTGATGATATTGAGTTAGTTTTGCCATTAAGTTGCGAACCCCATCAGCAGCATAACCAGCATTAACTAAAATTCT
Coding sequences:
- a CDS encoding fructose 1,6-bisphosphatase I, producing the protein MENFDNGVIPEYSLDRDCQTLSRHVLQQFADFTTQAQDVSAIMNRIALAAKLISRRLSRAGLMAGALGFTGETNVQGESVKKMDIYANDVFISVFKQSGLVCRLASEEMENPYYIPENCPIGRYTLLYDPIDGSSNVDINLNVGSIFSLRQQQGNNNTEDAEDLLENGDRQIAAGYILYGPSTVLVYTIGTGVHSFILDPSLGEFILAEENITIPNHGPVYSVNEGNYWQWEESIREYIRYVHRHEGYTARYSGALVGDFHRILLQGGVFLYPGTVKKPEGKLRLLYESAPLAMLAEQAGGKASTGIERILSVVPSKIHQRTPFFVGSKEDVDLVESFIQDWTRRKSEKSAFV
- a CDS encoding ferredoxin--nitrite reductase, encoding MSIQADPQIKLNKIEKVKAEKDGLDVKDELEHFAKIGWEAVESTDLETRLKWLGIFYRPVTPGQFMVRMRIPNGVVTSEQMQVLGSAIERYGDEGTADITTRQNIQLRGVHLEDIPEIFRSFKEVGLTSIQSGMDNVRNLTGSPVSGIDPNELIDTRQVMQKVQDMITNYGEGNYTFSNLPRKFNIAIEGARDNSIHAELNDLALIPAYKDGVLGFNVLVGGYLSAQRCAESIPLGVWIPNDDHQVVELARAVLTVYTENGGREGLRATRPKARLMWLIEAWGMEKFRAEIEKELGRSLADAAVEDEITEDKKDHLGIHPQKQPGFNYVGLHVPMGRLSAESMFELARLADVYGQGEIRLTVEQNVIIPYIADTNLETFLSEPLLEKFTINPSTLTRSVISCTGARYCNFALIETKQRALKLAQELDQELDIPQRVRLHWTGCPNSCGQAQAGDIGLMGTKVRKDGQAVEGAKIFTGGKVGKDAQLGTLVNQGVACEDLKDTLRELLIAEFGAKVKEGAISQI
- a CDS encoding ABC transporter-related protein, encoding MEHSVILQLTNITKTYANRVNSAKNNQSTVVLDNVSLTLEHGELLGLLGPSGCGKTTLLRIVAGFEAISQGTVEIAGKVVATNCDSLAAEKRHTGMVFQDYALFPHLTVAENIAYGLKNQHKKHHQGRLANSKPLTTQITRRVGEVLELVGLSGLEKRYPHQLSGGQQQRIALARALAPQPSLILLDEPLSNLDVQVRHRLRGEIRSILKAAGTSAIFVTHDREEALAISDKIAVMRQGKLEQVGTPEEIYLNPASRFVAEFVTQANFIPATRRGEVWETEIGSIAIATADFIDNGDHPKDTYTTQGDLMLRQEDITLVSDPTSSLIVRERQFLGREYQYCVETRSGKKIHTRSNLPSQAIAIGEKVSLSLNISSPRIFPVSPVPQEHLATIA
- a CDS encoding Mo-dependent nitrogenase family protein — encoded protein: MSTVQDKIENLHLSSWINSLHQRKLFVNKTQNQKLDLFSPLRQWLNNLEVKNSAVAHRICKLVPNQCPFEREIKLFGRTIIKIPPMCKLNPLYNEVVGLRFRAICYLADVCGEDVSVYC
- a CDS encoding LuxR family transcriptional regulator → MKDNSQRDNKKLLLIDDDPNLILLVKDYLEFRGYNVDTAENGREALELLDNNVPDMIICDIMMPEMDGYSLVKHIREEPATNRIPVLFLSAKGQSQDKVKGLNEGADVYMVKPFEPEELVAQVESSLNQIKRWEQGRPKSLEGAPTIHVPHNVELTPTELKVVQLVAKGMANREIAKQLNVSQRTIESHVSNMLNKTSLNNRTELARWAIESSMA
- a CDS encoding peptidase M48 Ste24p yields the protein MTISKQALIGLNADRFRHPLDLQATNALKQLPGIDIAIRSILGSVAEQFFYLNNIASSVLVSEKQLPHLHKLLIEACEILDLEPPQLYVQQNPTPNAYTFAMKGKQPFVVLHTSLIEMLTPEEIQAVIAHELGHLKCEHGVYLTMANVLVLAANLLPSWGTVLAQSLQEQMLQWVRCAEFSCDRAALLAIQDPKVVMSVLMKLAGGSPTLAPQLNLDAFIEQAKAYDSVSTGSLGQMLQVAQTAQLTHPVPVIRAREIDRWASSAEYQAIVEKEKLAEGKLGWSNW